The following proteins are encoded in a genomic region of Oncorhynchus kisutch isolate 150728-3 linkage group LG6, Okis_V2, whole genome shotgun sequence:
- the LOC109893550 gene encoding protein phosphatase 1 regulatory subunit 27-like, with the protein MKYSYQLPVSSYTTRYSQYTPMTYTPTHYTPTNYTPTHYTPSNYTPTHYTPTNYTPTHYTPTKYTPTSYTPTKYSSTHYTPTSYTPSLYTPTHKTSSSYTPSYSKGTRYSAAARHTAHIPAQQTPAPLPLKPVRAVHFSNDIIFQDLVRHGEMEQIGRFMRAKKVRLHTLFPSGMAALHEAVLTGNLDCVKLLVKYGADVHQRDEDGWTPLHMACSDGFPEIASYLLSLGASAFAENENGEKPVDLIDPDCKELVNLFEAGCV; encoded by the exons ATGAAGTATAGCTACCAGCTACCAGTGTCATCGTACACCACGCGATACAGTCAGTACACACCAATGacgtacacaccaacacactacacCCCCACCAATTACACACCTACGCACTACACCCCCAGCAATTACACACCTACGCACTACACCCCCACCAATTACACACCTACGCACTACACCCCCACCAAATACACACCCACTTCATATACCCCAACAAAGTACAGCTCAACTCACTACACCCCCACAAGCTACACCCCATCActttacacacctacacacaaaaCCAGTTCCAGTTACACCCCTTCGTACAGCAAAGGAACACGCTACAGTGCTGCTGCACGTCACACAGCACACATACCTGCACAGCAGACTCCTGCACCTCTACCACTCAAGCCAGTCCGGGCTGTACACTTCTCCAATGACATTATCTTCCAGGACCTTGTCCGACATGGTGAGATGGAGCAGATTGGACGCTTTATGAGAGCGAAGAAAGTACGTCTGCATACCCTCTTCCCATCTG GTATGGCAGCACTCCATGAGGCCGTACTCACAGGGAACCTGGATTGTGTGAAGCTGCTGGTGAAATATGGAGCTGATGTCCACCAGAGAGATGAGGACGGCTGGACGCCGCTGCACATGGCCTGCAGTGATGGCTTCCCCGAAATCGCCAG CTACCTGCTCTCTCTTGGTGCCAGTGCATTTGCAGAGAACGAGAACGGGGAGAAGCCAGTGGACCTCATTGACCCAGACTGTAAGGAGCTGGTCAATCTATTTGAGGCAGGCTGTGTGTAA